A window from uncultured Desulfobacter sp. encodes these proteins:
- a CDS encoding cold-shock protein, which translates to MANGIVKWFDESKGFGFIEHAGGGKDVFVHHSGINAAGFKTLNEGDNVSFDVEHGPKGLSAANVTVI; encoded by the coding sequence ATGGCAAATGGTATCGTAAAATGGTTTGACGAGTCAAAAGGTTTTGGATTTATTGAACATGCTGGTGGTGGAAAAGATGTATTTGTCCATCATTCAGGCATCAATGCAGCTGGTTTTAAAACTCTCAATGAGGGTGATAACGTATCATTCGACGTCGAACATGGTCCCAAGGGCCTGTCAGCTGCAAATGTGACCGTGATTTAA